cgctcatctctactagctagtagtggaaaaaagaagcaagatgccgtATCTCGTCGCGGATTCTGCAGCGAGAGGCTCCCTCCCTATTAGGCTCTTCAttcggacctaatccggagcagaatgccgcgacgggatgccggtgcactgcagccaCGCAGGATGTTCACACGTCAGAATGCAAATTTTCATGCCCCAAGACATTCTTGTAAACTCTTCAAGAGACTTGTAGGTGATTAGGAAACGTATGCCGCCAAAATATTTCAGATGAGCAAAATGATTTCCCTGTTTTTAAGAAGGGGAGGTATAGAGTGTCCGGGCTGGTACTACAGTGCCCTTATAGTAAAAGGTCAAGACTGGTTTCTGAAGAAAATACCAGTTAAAAGTGACTCATGACCTATAGTGGTTTAATGATGTTATGGATCTCACCGCCCTGTTTTGGGCTGACATGACGTAAGGATCTATTCACCTGTCTTATTGCAACATCAGCTCTTAATACAGTGAAATAAAATGTGCGTCTCCCGTGACGGCAATGTGTCATGGGATGAGCGGGTTGGGTGGCTAAAGGTCATTTTTGATTTTTGCTATGAGGCTTCCTCCTCAATGGGAACGCCTGACTCAATGGAATgatcaatatattatattatttgctagtgatgtcaccaggagagggcAGCACTAACAGACAGGGAAgtggattagaaaaaaaatggtcaCTTTCTACTGTCTACAGGTTGtctgtggtattgcagctaaacCTCATTTAATTTAGAGAAGAGCTGCAATACTACTCATGACCAATGGATAgcggtggcgctgtttctgaaagaaagcGTGCATTTTTTTCCAGTATCATttataaatttatgcccaaattTCCACAGGTACAACAGAAGAACTGGCTTCATCCCTTCTCTCTACCTTAAACCGTACTCAAACCCCTGTGAGAAGATTCAGCATATCCTCGGCAGGGAACGCTATGTTTCCACTCCCAATCTGCTGGAAGAGAAGTGGTTTAGAGACTCGAATTCCTTTCTAGCCTTCCGACCATCAATAGACGAACAGAAACAAAGCGAGAGAGAACGGTCCCACTCATTGGGGGCCACGTCACTTGGGTCCGAATCCAAATCTGATCTGGATTCAGACTTAGATAGTAGACTTGGTTCTTCCAATAGTGGGCGCTCTTCACTGAACACCTCCAATTCATCACTGTCAGCGACTGCGTCATTCAGCGACATACCCAGGGTCCCAACCAGACCCAACCCATCTGAGATCATACAGAAGTGCAGCACGGTCACCAAGAAGAAACTGCAGAGGTCACTGGTGAGTTTGGAGGCCCTAGAAGGCTCCAGGACTCAGCTCTAGGCCATGAGGACCAAGGGTGGAAGATAAAGACGTTGAGACGCCTCTTTTTTTGTCATACTGACAGTATAATCCAACTTTTTTGTCCATTGTGTCTTGTGTTGGCACAAAATACTTAGCGGTAAGGCTATAGCTGTAGTAGAATTTTCTCTACCTAAAATAATACATTATGTAAATAGTAGATAATATTTAGGAATTATTTTTAGATTTAGATCTTGATCACAACATGGGCCGGATCTCCAGGATCGTAGGGGGATCTGGATCTACTCATCCTGTTCTGAGATTGATTCGTTTTGCCTTTTGAGGCCCTAAGGTTGTCATTGTATGCTGGGGTTACATTTTCGAGACCAATGGCCTGGAGGAAATACAGAAGTGGCACATATAGAGGCCTATGGATGTGGTATGGGCAGCTAATATTCTCTGCCATTTTGGATACCAGGCATATGTTGTATTTCAGTGGTATTTCAATAAAGCATGATGACATTTGAAGATTTGGATTTATTGATTCGTCTATCGTATGCAATATCAAAAGGAGAAACAGTAAGGGGCCCCGGTGTCACAACAAGATGTGGGTGCGGGGCTGTATTGTGATCCCTTAAAGTGGCACAGAATGGGAACCTGGGACATGGGGCAATTGTAGTTCCTTGCCTAATAGTAAACACCAACCAGAACGGGACCTTTCTATACAGTGGCTATATGGCAGCCACATGGCCTATCTCTATAGTGTCTGTGGGTCCTCGCCTATAGATATGAGCTATAATTTGCACCAGTTTTTGGTGTACACAGTAACAAATCTGCTGGGATGAAGCTGCCCACCATTTGGAAAAGCAGCAAAAGTTGCAAAAATACCAATTTTAATGGGTCTTCGAGCTAAAATTATTGATGTCCTAGTCCTGCCACTATACAGTGaatagcgctgtctgcttcctgctccattctctgtgtatcatttGTTGAGAACATCTGATCGGAGTGGGTGATGGGTGCCGGactcccacagatctaatatggaTAACCTATCCCTAGGATCAGCGATCCATCAAccattttagcccagaaaacccttaAATGACGCATTTTCTGGCATCCAGGTAATAATAAATTCCCTTAATGTTTTCTAAAACATTAAGAcaccataacattttttttggtcatttttcCTTCTATAAATATCCTAGTTTATGGATTTCTTTGTACTCCTGAATATGTCTAAGCCATGACTACATTGTAGCCTTCCACTAATCTAATTTCTTCTCACATTAGTTCCTTTATCTGTTCTAGAACTTTCTTGTAAATCTATAAGACGTGTGAAAGTCACTTATAATGTGGCATCTTTAGATAATATTGTGGTCTTACGAGATATTGAGCTATGGCACGGCATTAATCATGTAATATCTTGTCAAAGAGGGCAACTTGCCATCTTTCTCCTTCTCTCCCCCTGTGAGACCCTGGAATACATATAATAGGGAGATTagctggccttaaaggggtttcacaCTTGGACAGAAATCGGTGGCAGTGAGTCCATTTTCATTGCTGAGTCCATGATATGGAAGCCTTGTAGAGCTGGATTCATGCCATTTATCATATCCATGGATTCACCCAATGACGGTATCTTGCAGACAATCATTTGGGCAACCACCATATTGAACCATATTAGAAAGCACCATACTGAGCATTGTACACGAATGAACCGGTGGCCTAAATGTGTGAAATCCAAAGGCCGCAATCCCGTGTATGAGATTTTTTCGCCACAACCAAAAGTCCATTATGTCTCAATGTCAACATTCCTTACCTGCTAGATACGGATTTGGAGCCTATTTTTGAACCTTCTACATCAAAAACAGGATTATGATCTACACATGATAGATCTCTCAAGGAAGTACAGGAAAATAATTTTCTACTTGAGTTAATACAACCATTTCCACCCCAGACAGAAGGACTGTGCTAGGCTATAGTAAAGCTTATTCGAAGGCAAGAAGAAATGTAGTTTGTAATAGGAAAGCGAACACAATGAACAGGGTGTGTCATAGGGAAAAGCAATAATAGATCATGGCTGTACAAACCTCATCTCAAGGTAGGAAAGTGCTACCCTGACCAACAATTGTTCAAGATAGGCAGAAGGAACCAATATCATAGGGATAAAGGTGGGCCATCATGAACTGGGGTTCGCCTCAGGGGTGCAACTAGTGCGCGTCTATTTATACCAGGACTAtgttattttacctttttttacacataggataagttcacactgagttttttggtcaggattttgaggtcgtattcgcctcaaaatcctgaccaaaaagacggctcccattgaaatcaatgggagccgctcaggtgatttttccgggagctggcttgTTCCGGCTTCcgtaaaaagaagcgaggtgctcattcttcaggccatttcgcctcgcgatccggcctgaagacactccctcctcctgactagaccccattcattgggcctaatctggagcggagtgcgtgactgggtgCCGGTGCAGTGCTCCAGCATTCAGTAGCGGCTACTCGTTTTTTTGGGACTGAAACCTGAGGCATCCTCCATCTCAGGTTCCGAACCaagaaaccccgtgtgaacttacccttaaagaggttgtgccaaAAAGACACTGATATGTATAAGATCAGGAGAACGTGGAATCGAAAGTTTTCCTCAATGTTCTATGTGAAGTAAGAGCTGGTGTACTTGTGTGaccgaggctctactcacttctatggggctgcgttTATGGGGGACTTtgaagcacaacccctttaaaggtatcCCAGAACCATCCACCAAAAATACATAGAATAGGTCGACTGGGCACAGTAGGGGTTGTGGTTTCACAAGTGTTGTTTAGCCAGAGGGGTATTGCTAGTATTTGGACACTGCCTGTACATGGCATTGTCTGGTGGCACTATTTaggtattgtatggcagtatggTGGCATAATCCAGTTCTGTtatctacagtataatgtatctGCAATCTGAAATTAATATCTGATAATCTGGCATCTATTAATCCAATATGAAATGACCCCTCACATGGTGATTATAGTACATACATGACTATAGCTGTTAATTATTGATTATTACTTTGTGAAACGTGAAAAACCAGTTTATGTGAATTATTGGTTAGAGGAAATGTTTTCACTGATAAATTCTTTAGAGATGTGCACTACACTGACATTTTGGATCATTGCCTTCGGGGTTATTATGAAGCAATCCCCAAGGACAGAGAGCGGATGAGATTGTTTTGGCTACGCAGTCACTATAGAAggtaatacgtgtccagctgtcaccaaacaagaggaagatgagactccacggactgttatatttacctcaatacacccaccccaccccacctccccatatagcggtcaccaactaagaggaagatgagactccacggactgttataccccaaaccatctgccccaccccacctccccatatagcggtcaccaactaagaggaagacgagactccacggactgttataccccaaatcacccccccaccccccatacccaccactcacccaccctaatccaactcccccccccctactttactacctttggcaatgccaaaaatctattcggacgtgccaataaagcttgtttgatttgatataACAatatgaccactagggggcaggcTGGTCCTGTCCCTTCAGTATGTAGCCCTATTGGTATTAGTATACCTTAGCAGGACTATATTATTGAgctaaccttaggataggtcatcaatgtcagatcGGTGGGGCTCAaaaccagaccccccccccccccgtcgacCAATTGTTCTATAGCAGCAGTGAGCGCTTTGTCCTCTGCAAAGACCAATGTGACTAATGCAGTTCATAGCACTGTAGTTATACCACACACAAATCTATCAAGTGTATAGCTTCTATATAGCATTACATATACAGAGGTCCCTCGCGTTACAATGACCTCAGGATACAATATTTGGTGATTTATGGGCCACTggtacctctcagtctgaatgtCCAATGCTGCACCGCAGTATGGTCATTTCACTGGTAGACCCCTGTGTTAGTGAAGTGCCTGCTCTGGTGGGGtgactagtagcgcctctctacagtatagtgcagtactaaaTGTTCTGGACTCCGTTTCACCTGAGCCAGGACGAGCTGCTCCTGTGGTCACCAGGTAAGAGCGGCTCCAAGTACGGTAATTTTttttgggtgcactgtatatccTGAACTTTCTGTCACCACAAACAAAGTTATTTTTTTCATCTATTTGGTGACATTTTAGGGTCTTCGGAACCAAATACGGAACTGTAAACAATATACGTATCCAAAATGTTGCCAATTAAAAGTACATCTCATCGTGCAACGACTAAGCttgtacagaaaaataaaaaaaagttctacatTTTGTAAGTCACAGatggaaaatctgaaaaaaatctcaGAGCCTTAACAACCAAACTACCCTGTGACCTTAAAGGGTTAAGCTcgctgggtgttgtagtcagaATCTATGTTCTGGTTTGGATTTCTTCCTCCGTTATGATAGAAGCGGTGTAAATGTTTTACGATGTGTTTGATATTGGTGAGGTATTTGCCTTGGCACTGGGGTTATTGATCTGGTTGAGGAGGTAAGGAAAGGACAAATGACAAAAGGGAAGGTACAATTTGGGGCTGTTTCATGTGAAGCcggccctcctcccccctcctcccctgcaGTGGATGAATTCCAGAGTTGCAGAGGTAGGACGCTCAGTGTCTGCAGGTGACAGCCGATGGGAGACATGAGCCGGTACCCTGTAGAAGCCAACGCTGAAGGCCTGGTGCAGCATGACAGGCAGAAGGTAAGCTTCCTTTGCTGCTTTTTCTGCCCCCATTGTAATATTTTCCTTTTACTTTGATGACTTACCCTCCATGGCGTTCCAACAATGCCccaatgctgcagtttttgaacaACCCCTTTTTATTAGAAGGGCAACCCCATTCTACGATGGAGCCCCAATTGATAAAAGGTGTTCCCCATAGCGACCCTACAGGATTGATGAAGTATCACATGGTTGTTGATGAAAATAATGGGCTGCGGATATCATATATGAATGTGCCAGGTCCTCCGCAAGATCGATGGGAATCCTAGGTATGGTTTGTCATTGATGTTGATATCTGTGACTTAACTTATTGTTGTGTTCTCGCAGCTCTACATGTTCTCCGTTCTCTGGTCGGACTCTAATAATATTCTAATATACAGGACATATGAAAGCTTCAAGGATCTGACGGTAAGTGTCCGGTTATAATTGTGATATTTAGGATGTAAGGTATAGAGTGTTATACAGCAGACTTCAACATACAGGTCAATGACAGAATAGAGTTACAGATCTCCCATAATATCAGTTACAGATCTCCCATAATATGGGCCACGGGTTTCCGCCCATAATACCAGCCATGATGACTTCTACAGGAGAAGCCCCAGCGTCCTCCTAATAACAGATCTCCCATAATATTgatcacagccccccataataccaGCCATGATGAATTCTACAGGAGCAGCCCCAGCGTCCTCCTAATAACAGATCTCGATAACATTGACCACAGCCCCCCCATAATACCAGCCATGATGACCTCTACAAGAGCAGCGGGAGTCCCCATAATAACAGGCTCAGAGTCCCCCTAATAATAGCTACAGATCCCCATACTATCAGCTATACAGTCCTCATAATAACAGAGCTCCCATAATATgaaccacagccccccataataccaACCATGATAAGGTCCACAATAACAGCCCAAGTCTTCATAGTAACAACCACAATGACCCCATAATGCAaagccccaataataataataccctcAGAATCCCCATAGCCACTATGTAACAGTTGGAGTACCTCTATAATAACAGCTCCATTGTCAACCATAGAGCCTACTCAGTCATAGTGCCCTCCTAGATCGGCGGGGGTCCGACACCCTTCATAAGGCACGTAGCATGGATTTGTTGGGTCTCGGTGTATTGGTCCTCTGTGCTACAGCACGTCATTATGTCTGGCCAAGTGTGATCTTATCTCTGAAGAAGTCTATTGTATCTGTAGGGATCACTGACTATAGTAACTACAACCCTCAttctcttctttgatcttcttAGAAATTACTAGCAAAGAAGTTTCCATTGGAGGCGGGCGTTGTCAATAAAGCAGAAAGGATTCTCCCCATACTACGGGGTAAGTCCTACACAAAGTCCTGACACAACAGATCAGATACCATCAGCACCAGACGCCAGTGATCTGCGACATTACATAGGTCTATAATGGGTGTGACAATGGAGATCACATATAGTTATCCTAAAATCtcatgaatggccactttattagagacccctTTTCATACCATCTTATACCTCCTCCTGTTGGTCTTAAGAACGATTCATGGTGACGTACACAGGTATCAGAGGACCATGGTGCCcccctgttaccccacatccagCAGAGAACATATGTGTATTATGTAAGTTCTATATTTAGGATCATGGGTGTTACAGAGGACCTTCCATCACCTCCACCGACTCTGCAAAATGTTATGTTTGGCAACAGGTCCAACAACATTTTAGTATTGACGCGCCATGATTCTATCAAAACTTTCATGTATAGAGCTTGTGTATGAAAGGAGATGTTTTCATAGTTGTGCATTTAGGGTAGAAGCAAGCAGACTTTGTCAATGGGGGGATGATATGGTGTGTCGCCTTATACGTAACCAGAGTATAGTCAGTGTATTATCTGCTGTGGAGCTGCAAGAGCAACTGCAGGGAATCTGTTTTCCTGATGGTTGCTTAAGGGTACAGCAAGGCAAGCAGCAAAGTGTCCCTGGAAATTAGAATAAAATGTTGCTGTAATAGATCCTATGGAGgggtcatccatatcagatcagtgagggtctgacacctggcaccccaatCAGTcaatggagaaggaagcagacagcgccgatCTCTGTGCAGTGGAAGaagtgagtcactgcagcttagctcctaactgacctgcagtacctggtctggccatcATACAGAAGCGGAGATGTCTCCTTCCTGCTCCAGATGCTGAATCCCTAATGATCAGCATCCGATACACAGAgagtggagcaggaagcagacagttccGTTTTCTGTGTAGTGTCCAGACCCTGACTGCAGATCAGTTCTCATTCACTAGAATGAGAGGTTAGATGCAGTGACTTAGTTCAGCCACCACAATATCTGACACATCTGATACACAaagaatggagaaggaagcagacagtgccgtTCTAagtgtagtggctgaactaaatcactgcagcttaggtgaatctgatctgcagtacctggtctggccactacacagagaacagcgctgtctgcttcctgctccattctctgtgtatcagctgataAGAACAGTTGATTGACAGGGGTGCTGGGTGTAGGACCCCCAACAATCTAATATTGACAACTCatacttaggataggttatcaatatttttagccccagAAACCCTCCAAGTGGAGTTGCATTGGCTGCAGAAAAGTCCCCCAAGGTCCCACAGGTAACACATGTTCAGAGTGACAGTGACCACTTCTGAATCCCCTATAGATACCCTATCAGATGAAGTTTAAGTGATGGATTTTGCAGTGGGACCCAGGGGCTTCATTTTGATGGTGAGTAGTTCCCTTGAAGAGggactttcaccacctggggcacatgcggttttatataccgctagaaagctgaattcagcgcactgtcggctttcacaatctgtgcccccgttgaagagctatcggtcccggtaccatagctcttcactgtcagaagggcgtttctgacagtcagtcaggaacgcccttcctcacagcaacgcctgtactgtgagagcagtgaggaacgcccccttcccctcctgatagtacacgtctatggatgatagtactcgtctatggatgagtactatcaggaggggaggggggcgcccctcaccgctctcacagtacagtatataaaaccgcctgtgccccaggtggtgaaaggtcctctttaaaaatgatATCACCTGTTCCAGTTGAATGGGCCGGTGACACAATGGGGGTTTCACCTTTTGATTCTCTAATAGAAGCGTAACCTTTTTTCCCCGGTTATGTAAACAGACTTTTACGAGGAGCAGGAAATATATGGATAACAGTAACTCTTTAATGTGAAGATTTACTTATGAGATCTAACCTGACGAAatgtgacatgacaatgtaaccaGGATCCTGTTTGTTCAAGTTTATGAGCAATGTTCTGCCCACTTATCCCACAACTGATAAGCAAAAGTAACAAAGCAAAGGCTTGTGTATTTGTAATGGTTGAAGGCGTTCACATAGGTGGTAAAAGGGTCAGAGCGAATGCCAAGAGCCAAGGATTACCAGGAGACGTCACACTGACTCTGCCAAGCCCTTCTTCCCATAGTTCACCCTggtgccatctctcccccagataaGTGGTAAACATATACCCGACTGTCCAAATAACAAAATGTTATCGGTCCAGGCCACCGCCATAGTCCAGTTCCGATGCTCTTGTGCCCATTTGTTGGTTGTGGACATAGATCAGCATGGGCACTATGACCGGTCTGCAGCACCATGCTAAGTTTGTACTCCAGTAGTTCTTCTGTGGCATTGGATCACACAGACTAGTCTTGGATGAGTTGATACAAAGAATAGAGTTCACCGTTGGTGTGACCATTTGGTTATCCACCCAACTCAAGCCAGTCAAGAGCAAAAGTCATTGCTGTGCTTGGAGCTTGGAGAATGTTGGAACAAaagtttttattagagatgagcgagtagtactcgatcgagtaggcattcgatcgaatactacggtattcgaaatactcatactcgatcgagtaccactcgctgttcgaatgtaaaagttcgatgcagaaccagcattgattggccgaatgctatacagtcggccaatcaacactggttcttctcctacctttagaagtcttctccgtgcagcttccctgcggcgtcttccggctctgaattcactcttcctggcatcgggcctgggcagagccgactgcgcatgtccgcttgtagtgcgggcatgcgcagtcagctctgcccaggcccgatgcctggcagagtgaattcagagccggaagatgctgcggggacgctgcaaggagaagactgctcggaggatccagcccgaccctcactcatggacttggtaagtataatttgatcgaacattgcctacccctgaaacgagcattttccccccatagactataatagggttcgatattcgattcaagtagtcgaatattgaggggctactcgaaacgaatatcgaacctcgaacattttactgttcgctcatctctagtttttatattCGCTCTTACAGATGCCCCATTGTTGTTTCGCAATAAATTTTCCAACCGGTACTTGGAGAGGCTTCGTCTATTAGCAATTTATTCTAAAGAACTTCTTCAAACTGACTCCAAGATCTCCCAATGTGAAGAGGTTATCCAGTTTTTCTCTCCTAACAAGCAGGACCTTACTCCATCCTTTCCTGAGAACAGGTTTGTATAGCAGTGAGTCTGGAAGATCATAGAGATCATATATGGGCAGATATATCACCGACACCACCAGTCATGAAGACCTTTGTTTATGACTCAAACCAAATCATTGCTCTGTCTTATTGACAGTATTGTGATAATGCCGTCCGACAAAGACCAAAAGCAAAAAGAGGTAATCTGCCCGCCCAGGTCAGCACAGCCCACCACCACACAGCCCATCGTATCAGAAACCTACATCTGCATCGATGCCTTCGAGACCAAGGACACTAAGAACAGGTCCTTCAAGGTCCAGAAGAATCAATGCCTTGATGTCTTGATCAAAGATCCTACAGGTAGGTTCTACATTCCCAAGTGATAAGAAAGCAGGAAATATATCAATCAAATCTAAAACTTAGGCTTCTATTGCTTTCGTCAAGGCTGGTGGTTGGTGGAGAATGAAGATAAATGCATCGCCTGGTTTCCGGCTCCTTATCTGAGAAAGTCGGAGTACTTAGAGGATCATAACTCAAGAAGGAAATCTTTCTATAAAGGTTGGTCAAGGACACGATGTTGCCAAAGCATTGCCTTATCTTTATGGTCACAACTGGGGCAATTACCTGATATCATTGCTTATCTAACATGCAATGTGCTAGTACAACTCATAAGTTCTTATAGACGTGTGAGAAGATGACATAGGTGGGGTTTATAACCAAGGATCTCTCTAAAGGGCCATTTAGAGAAGCCAGTGGTTGGGAACAAGGAGATTTTGAGCAGGGGAACTCAGAGACCTCTGCACTGCTACCTCTAAGACAGGTGATATAGCACTGTGTGAAATCAATATTAACATACATTGCCCATCCCCCTGCATTGAGCCATAGCCTAGCCAGATACACGGGGCCACAAGCTTTCAGGAAATTAGTATTATACAGCACATAGTCTAGGGCTGTGCAGGTTCTTGTCTTTATACCTGTATGCCTAAAGCAGTGAAAGGGGTGAAAGGGGTTATAGTATGCATccctggtctagggcagtgaaggacTTTGTGCCAGTTTGTTGTATAGGAACTGGTGTAGGTCAGTGAAGAGGTTCATTCCAAGATTCATAGTAGtttagggcagtgaaggggtcaTGTCCAtatccctgggggggggggggtctaacaTTATGTAAGCAGTTATTGTATGCATCCCCTGGTGGTCTTGGGTAGTGAGGGGCTTTGTATCAGGATCCCTAGTGGTCTACGGCAGGATTGAGGAGTTAAAGTAAATAGGTAGTTAGGTAGCCTACGGAAGTCTTGTAGTCTATAGCAGTGAAATGGTTCATCTTCAGGGAAGTGAAGGaatgtatccctggtggtctagggcagtgatagGTGTTATTGTATGCATAAATTGTGGTCTAGAGCAGTGACTGACTGTGTGTTAGGATCCTTAGTGGTCTAGGATAGGACATAGGAGTTAAAATAAAAATCTTTGGTGGcctagggtagtgaaggggttcATTTCAGCTCCAAAAATAGTTTAGTAGTCTCTAGGAATAGGTCAGGGAAAGAAGTTATTCTATACGTATCTGGTGATCTAAGGCAGAGGGGGGGCTTTGTGTCAGAATCCCTAGTGGTTGTCGGCAAGGTATATGAATTAAAataaatatccctggtggtctagggcagtgaagagtTAAAGTTTGATTCAATAGGGCAAAGAAAGGGGTTCATTTCACGATCTTTGGTAAagggcagtgaagaggttaatcTTTCACATCCATAATAtcaaaaaaatgtttaatctacCTTCCAGGCTTGTTGCAgatgtgcagattttttttcataatttcatTTTTCCAGGAACATTTTACTATGCGGAGAAGGGCTACGAGGCTCAGAACACAGATGAAATATCTCTTGCTGTTGGCGTTGTGGTAGAGGTGATAGAGAAATCCGAAATAGGATGGTGGCTTATCTGGTAAGAGGATTTATTCACTTTTTACAACCACTCATTAAAAGGGGATTGGCCTTGCTAAATAATTTGGCTTGGGGTTAAACCTGGGACCAGGATCTAAGGCATTATCCGTCC
This region of Leptodactylus fuscus isolate aLepFus1 chromosome 8, aLepFus1.hap2, whole genome shotgun sequence genomic DNA includes:
- the LOC142217713 gene encoding NADPH oxidase organizer 1-like produces the protein MSRYPVEANAEGLVQHDRQKLYMFSVLWSDSNNILIYRTYESFKDLTKLLAKKFPLEAGVVNKAERILPILRDAPLLFRNKFSNRYLERLRLLAIYSKELLQTDSKISQCEEVIQFFSPNKQDLTPSFPENSIVIMPSDKDQKQKEVICPPRSAQPTTTQPIVSETYICIDAFETKDTKNRSFKVQKNQCLDVLIKDPTGWWLVENEDKCIAWFPAPYLRKSEYLEDHNSRRKSFYKGTFYYAEKGYEAQNTDEISLAVGVVVEVIEKSEIGWWLICYNGRFAYVPSMFLKPYKNPHHKLQVAFGHPLSGSSPNLSKLESDLDTGSIPRQRNNVVGGRKAKLQRMKSISLDGINDLPEASDQTFVKPDGRGNVYVKWKAEDTEELTSLGKSKSFQTKVDIHNWNDNMEGADQVEEKQRKDSGSEEHSSPKTSVSSYSSDPAFPTVPERPTMKEIQSTCTTMTKKAALQGRV